GTGGTGACATCGCCAGCCCCCACGTCCTCCGCCAGGGCGGCGCGAACTGCGGCGGTAATCAGATCGGAGCTCAAACTGATTGGCACCCCGGAAGAATGGTTGGCCGCCGTCAACGGAGAAAGCAAAAACGCCCAGACCGCACTGGACGGGTGGACGCCAGCCCGTCGGCGCGAGGCGACATGCAAGCGACAATAATCCAACAAAAAAGTCTCGCACTTGAACGTGCGTCTGCGTAACCAAATCACATGAATCCAAACAATCCTCCTGATTCTTCACGCACTGGACTCACCCGTCGTCACTTTATTTACTCCACGGCGCTCGCCACTGGCGCCATTTCCCTAGCGGGTTGCGCAATGCATCCGCGGCCGCGCCGGCTCTCCGCCAACGACAAGTTGAACATCGTCGTCGTGGGCGCCAACGGCAAGGGCGCGAGCGACACCGACCATTGCGCCCACGAAAACATCGTGGCGTTGTGCGACGTGGATGACGACCGTGCGGCGCCCCAGTTGAAAAAATATCCCAAGGCCAAGTTCTACCGCGACTGGCGCGTGATGCTCGAAAAGGAAAGGAATATCGACGCCGTCATCGTCTCCACGCCGGACCACATGCATGCGCTGGTGGCCGGCACAGCCATCAAGCTTGGCAAACACGTGTATTGCCAGAAGCCGCTCACGCAGACGGTTTACGAGGCGCGCTACCTGCGGGATCTCGCCGCGGAATACAAAATTGCCACGCAGATGGGCAACCAGGGCAGCGCCGCCAGCGGCCTGCGCCGCGCTGTGGAAATTGTGCAGGCGGGCGTGATCGGGCCGGTGCGCGAAGTCCACGTCTGGAGCAATCGCCCCATCTGGCCGCAGGGCATCATGCGTCCGTCCGGGGCGGATTCCGTCCCGCCCACGCTGGATTGGGACAAATGGCTGGGACCGGCTCCGGTGCGCCCCTACAAGCAGGGCGTTTATCACCCGTTCAACTGGCGCGGCTGGTTCGATTTCGGCACCGGCGCCCTTGGGGACATGGCGTGTCACACGACCAACATGCCGTTTCGCGCGCTCAAGCTTGGCTATCCCAGCTCGGTCGAACTGGTCGAGCACTCTGATTTGTTCCCGGAGACTTACCCCAAGTCGTCCAAGATCAAATTCCAGTTCCCCGCGCGCGAGGGGCTGCCGCCGGTTGATTTCTACTGGTATGACGGCAACCCGAACGACAAAACAATCAAGCCGTTCCGGCCCGCATCTGACCAGACCCGCGACATCGCGGATTTGCTGGAAAAAGTGCCCGACAGCGGCTGCCTGTTGATTGGCGACAAGGGCCGGCTCTTTTCGCCCGACGACTACGGCACGCGCTCCTACATCCGGTTGAACGACGAAAAGGAACTGCGCGACGCCAAGGATCACGAAGCTGCCCGGAATGTGCCGATCACGATTCCCCGCAACACGCTCGCGCACGACAACGACGCCGCGCACCACCTGGAATGGATTGCCGCCTGCAAGGGCGGTCCGGCCGGCTACTCCAACTTCGGCATCGC
Above is a window of Verrucomicrobiia bacterium DNA encoding:
- a CDS encoding Gfo/Idh/MocA family oxidoreductase, whose amino-acid sequence is MHPRPRRLSANDKLNIVVVGANGKGASDTDHCAHENIVALCDVDDDRAAPQLKKYPKAKFYRDWRVMLEKERNIDAVIVSTPDHMHALVAGTAIKLGKHVYCQKPLTQTVYEARYLRDLAAEYKIATQMGNQGSAASGLRRAVEIVQAGVIGPVREVHVWSNRPIWPQGIMRPSGADSVPPTLDWDKWLGPAPVRPYKQGVYHPFNWRGWFDFGTGALGDMACHTTNMPFRALKLGYPSSVELVEHSDLFPETYPKSSKIKFQFPAREGLPPVDFYWYDGNPNDKTIKPFRPASDQTRDIADLLEKVPDSGCLLIGDKGRLFSPDDYGTRSYIRLNDEKELRDAKDHEAARNVPITIPRNTLAHDNDAAHHLEWIAACKGGPAGYSNFGIAAYLTEIILLGCIALRVGKKLEWDGPKMRALNAPEAAAYIKRHYRKGWSLA